In the Campylobacter lari genome, TACTTCTTAAAATAGCTTTGATTTTTACTTTGACTATTTTGGAAATACTTGGATTATAAATTTGTAATTCTTGTCCTATTTTAAGTTCAAGCTGTTTAGCTAGATCAGCCCCTACAAAGGCACTATCTCCACTAAAATCACTCAAAGAAAAACTTCCTTTTAAAACTTCCATAAAAGGCTTAGTAAGCTTTAAATTTGCAAAATCAACCCCAACCACCACCGCACTTGAGCTTTCAAGATTATAAAAACCATATAAAAATGGGGTTAAAGCCTTTGCTTTCAAGCTTTCTTTAACTTGATTAAACTCATCCATGCTTAAAAATTCATCATCTTTTGGCGTGATGATAAAATTAGCTCCATAAGCTTTTAATTCTTTAGATAATTTTGTGTCAATATCAAAATAAATATTAAAAAATGAAGCACTAACCATAGCACCCATAAACACAGCTATAAAAATAATACAAACTCTTTTATAAGAAAAAATAAGAGATTTAAAAACCTCTTGCATAAAAAAATTATTTCCCATATAAAACCTCTGAAGTAGAAAGTTTAGAAATTCCTTTGATAGAGAACAAACATCCTAAAAATACTATAAGCATCGCAAAAAATAAACAAATTGGTAAAATAATCCAAGATATAGCAATAGTATGGTCAAATATACTTAGAGCAATAACTTCTGAAACCCCAACGCCAAAAGCAAAACCAAAAACTGCTCCAACTAAAGCTACCACAACCCCTTCTAGTGCAAAAATCATATAAATTTGCAAAGTGCTAGCACCCAAAGCTTTTAAAAGTCCTATTTCGCTTTTTCTTCTAAAAATATCTGCACTCATTAAAGATGATATGGCTATGGAAGCTACGATTAAACATATAATGCTAACTACACCCATTAAAGATTGAATTTTAGACACTATCAAACTTTCTGCATCTGAAATCGCACTCACTACTTTTGTGCTAGCACCTTTAAAATCTTCTGCGATTTGATAAGCAATAGAACTTACATAAGCAGTGCAATACCACTGATCATACTCAAGCTGATTAAGACTATCTACATCGCGTCTTGCTTTTTGTGCTAAATCGTTTTCAGGTATAGTCAAAGCTGAAACTTCTGCTTTAGCAAACAAACCTTCTTTTTTAGAAAGTTTTTGTGCTAAAAGTAAAGAAGTAATGATTTTATTTGAAAAAGCTTGAGTTAAGTCTATAATACCAACAACTTTTGTTTTAAAAATTTGATCATTTTGCACAAGAGTAATTTCATCATTTATTTTTAAATCATATTTTTGTGCTAAGTCTTTTCCTAGCATTATTTCATCTAAACTATCATCTTTTGGGTAGCTTCCTTTGATTTGACTATATTTGTATAATTCTTTAATACCTGCATAAAAATCATCATCATCTTGCACCTTTATAGCCTTATCAAAATAAGTTCCCACTAAAGAGATATTTTCATAATTTGTATTTGGAGTTTGAATTTTTACTTGGGTATCTAAAAATGGTGCAAAGGCGTTGATATTATTTCTCCAAAAAATTTCTTTTATAGTATGGAGTTTGCTTTCTTCTAAAAAATTTTGATTTTTCAAAGGCTCATAGATTTTATTACCCACTTCTACACTTAAACTTGCACCTTTAGGTAAAACTAAAATGTTCGATCCATAACTTCTTAATTCTTTTGTGATTTCATTACCTATGCCCAAAGTAAGATTTAACATCGTAGCCATAAGTAAAGTAGCTAAAAAAATCGTTAGCAAGGCTAGAGATTTTTGAATTTTATTTTGAAAAATGGAATTTTTTACAATCTTAATTTGCATAGTCATTTCCTAATAAATTATGAATTCTATATTTTGAAGTCTTATTCATATCGATGTATTTTAAAGGATCATTTTTAAACTCTTCATAGTTTTTTTCATTAGCAAAAAAATATGTTCTTCCTTTATAAACATAAGATCTTGGCGCTTTTAAATTAATTAGTTCAGTATTATCAATAGGATCATAAACTTTCTTTTCTACTACTTGAGTGAAAAAATTTACCCCATCTAAAATTTCTGAAAAAGGTATAATAACTTTGCCATTTTCAAATTTATATTTCATAGGGATAGGATTACACCCACCTGCCTTACCTACACTTGGTAAGAAAATTCTAACATTACATGAGATACAAATTAACTCTCCACCTTTTTTAACATAACCCATATCCCCACATATACTACAAGCATCAAAAACAGCTACTGGTGAGTCTTTATCTTCTCTTTTGTTGATTAAGAAAAATCTTACCACTTTACCCTCATCGCTAATATAAGCAAAGCGGTGTAAGTTATTATCTCTTAAAATAGCTACATCAAAGACAAATTCATCATTTTCATTTGGCTCTACATAGGTTGGTTCATCTATGGTTACCGGTCTTGAAGCATGCATGTCATAAAAGAGAAAAATACAAAGACTTAAAATCATAGCACTAAAAATACTTGCACTAAAATTAGTTATAGTTGAATTTTTTGCTTGATTTTTTCTAAATTCTATATCAAAATCTTTTTTCTTAGTATTTTCACTTACTCTTTGCTTTAGAGCTAAAACTATAAAAAGCCCTAATAACACAAACCATCCATAAGTATAAAATTTAGCATAATACACACTTTTTGCCACATAGCTTAAATACAAGCTTTCTGTTTCTATCACGCCTTCTCTCATAAGGTGTAATAAAATTTGTGCTAAAGCTTCATTTAGATAAAAAATTACGATAATAAATAAAAATAAATTTAAAAACTTGAATTTAAATTCTCTTAGCCATCTTGTAAAAAGATAAACCCCAAAACACACAACAAAAGCAAGTAAAATAAGCCCAAAAGAGCTAATCGCTAAAGAATCTAAAAAATTAGTGCTTAATATAGGAAAGTCAATAGAAATATGTAAGTATTTTACACCAAAAGCAAAAGATAATAAAAAAAGCAATATTGCTTGAATTTTTTCTTTTAAAAAATTATTTTTTAAAAAAGAAAAAATGATAATGCCCAAAAACAATAAAACAAATAAAATATCATTAGAAAAATACAACAAATCATAGCTTAGTGTTTTAGCGCTAATAAAAAAAGCAAAATAAGAAAAAACAAAACCTACAAAAGCAAGTTTGAACACTAAAGAATTTTTTAGATTATAAAAAAATAAAGCACTCAAAAGCGCATAAGAAAAAAATACTCCAAAAAAATGTACAAAATAAATCGACATAGGCTCTTCTTTGATAGAATTTATTTATAAAATCAATAATTTCATAAATAAACCCTAGCAAAAAGCTAGGGAAAAATCACTTAGGTTTTCCTGTGTATTTGAAGTTGTATTTAACTGAAAACGGCTCAAACCATTTACCAACACCTGTTTCTTTATCAACATGGCGTCCAAAACCTTGTTTTTCTGGGCTTTCTATTAAAAATACTAACTCATAATTTCCTATACCTGTATCCATTTTTAAATTCGCACCATAGTGAGGGCCATCATCTGCAACCATAGGCATAAGAGTTCCTGTTTTTACTTTACCATTATCAAGATTAGTTAGCTTATAAGCTATAGTTAAATAAGGGATCCAAAAGCCTTCTGGAAAGCCGTTTTTATTGCCCTTTAATGCATGAATATCTGCTTCAAGGTGAATATCTGCTAAACTTGCTGCAAGATCAATCCCTCTTGGCTCCATTTCGATTGGTTGTAAATAAACCGCTGCTATTTCCATACCATTTAACTCATAAGGATCGCCAATTGGCACCTCTGCTGCAAAAACTGAACTAGCTAAAATACTAGCTGCTGCGCCTAAACTTAATAAAGTTTTTTTCATATTTTTTCCCTTTTATTTGAAATTTGCTTTGTTATAAAAATACCCATAATGAGTAAGATTAAAACCATAAACTGAGGTATGATGCTCTCATAGTAAGGATAAATTCCAAGCCATAAAATTCCTTCAAAATCAAAAGGAAGTAAGCTTGGGGTGATAACCTTAGCTTCTATGAGCTCACCAATGCCTTTGCCTGTAAAGACAAAGACCATATAAAAAATAATGTATGAAGTTATATAGAAAAATTGTTTTACTGGTATTTTTAAAGCACCAGCTTTTAATAAATAATAAAGTATGATAAGTATAATTAATCCACTAGCTAATCCTATAAATATAAAACTATAATCTATGCTTGTTTTTGCATCAAATAATAAAGCCTGATAAAAAAGAATAGTTTCAGCACCTTCTCTATATACAGCTAAAAATACACTAAACCATAAGGTTTTTGCTGAATTATTAGAGATAGCTTCAACTGCTTGAGTTTTTACATAATTTGCCCATTTTTTATTTTGTGCATTTGATAAAAGCCAAAAACCTACATAAAATAATAATGCAACAGCCACAAGCATAGTAATGCCTTCTAGCAACTCTCTACTTTGCCCTGCTTGTTCTTTAAAAATCCATGAAATAAAAAATGCGGTTACAAAACTTAAAAACACTCCACTCCAAAGTGCTGAATATACTATATTTAAACGCTTTTTATTGCCACTTTGAACTAGGTATGAAACTATAGCTACAATGATAATTAAAGCTTCCAAACCCTCTCTTAAAATAATACCTAAAGCCCATATAAATAAAGACATAGGTGAGGATTCTTGAATTTTATCTAAAGAGCCTTCTACTAAGGCACTAAGCTCGTCAAAATTTTGTTTTAATTCTTCTTTAGAAGCACTTGCTTTAATAAGCGCAACGCCTTTTGAAAAATAACTTTCTATTTTTAATTTCAAAGCGCTATCAATAGCACCAATTTTACTTTCCATACCACTTGCTTCAAAAATATCCAAATACACATTTTGTAAAGCATCTATGCTATTTAAATTAAATCCCTCATAATTTTGCAAAATATCATTAAGAGCAATTTTCATATCATCATATACTTTAGTATAGTTTTTAGTACTCATAGCACTCTCATCAAAACCTTTAACCTGAAGTAAAGCTAATTCTTCTTTAGGCAATGCTAAAAACGCTTCATATAATAAATCTGATATATTTGAAATTTCATCTCTAATAGTTTTTTCATCTAAAGTATTAGCGTTGATTTTTCTTATAATAGTTCTAAGTTTAGTTTGAATTTTTTTATCCACCCCTGCCTTAGTATATCTTGCTACTAAAACTTCTACTTTTGAATTTCTATAATCTTCAAACAATGCTGATTGAATCAAATCTTTAGCTTTTTGATAGTCTTTATTTACAAAAGCTAATGCAGCCTGATCAAGCTTTGAAATCATCGAATCCATTAAAAATTGTAATCTTGCATCCAAAGCCGAAGCTTCTTGCAAAGCTAGCAATGCTTCATCTTTTTGAGTGCTTTGTTCCTGAGCAATCAAACTTTGAGTTGAATTTTGTGAAGTTTGTTCTTTAACATTCTCTTCAAGCAAAGCTGCAAACATTGCTTCAGCTTGTGCTTGACGCTCTTTTTCTGCTTTTAAAGACGAGCTTTCAGCTGCCTTTTTATCATAATTTACATCACTAGCTTCAGCTTTAAGTTGAAAGCCTTTTTCTAAAATAGGAACTATTTCATCTAAATCAAAATACAAACTACTAATCAAAGCTTCTATTTTAGAAAAATCTTCTTTATCTTTATATAGCTTTCTTAAATTAACAAATTTACGCTCCATAACAATGGCTTTTCTACCGACATTACGCCCAATAGAACCTTCCATGGTTTCAAAATGTTGAAAATAAGCATCTTCTGCCTTTTTTTTCGCTTCTAAATTTTTATTTTCTTTATATAAAATCATACTTTCATTTAAAATTTGCTTGATTGCTTGAGCTTCTTTTTGATAATCAATCTCTCTTGCATAAACAATAGAACAAAATAAAAAAATCATTAATAAACTTATTTTTCTAAACACTATTTTCTCCAAAAATGATATTCATTTTTAAAATCATAGTCGCAAGTATAGTACTAGCTTTCTTAAATTTAGATAAACATTATCATTATTTATTTCATAATAAATCAGATGAAAATACTACAAAATGCTACTTTTATCTACAAAATAAGCTAAAAAATTCTTATTTTTAGGATTATTGTTTATTTTTTATTTATTTTAGTTATAAAAATAAGTTTTTCTTTGCTAGTATGTGTCGTTTTTAAATTATAAAGGAGTTTTTATGATAGTAATTACCCATAAAAAACCAAGTAAAATCAAAAAAATGTTAAAAAATTTAGGTTTTTGGGTAATTATAGGAATAATAGCTGGCATTAGCCTTGGCTTATTAGATAAAGAACTTGCATTAGCTAGTAAAATCGGGGTAGATTATTTTATACAAGCTTTAAAAATTCTCATAGGGCCTATTATATTTTTAACCATTGTTTTAGGAGTTGTTAGTCTTGAGAGTTTAAAGCAAGTTGGAAGTATAGGTGCTAAAGCTTTATTATACTTTGAAGTAGTGAGTACTTTTGCTTTAGCTATTGGTATTTTTATGGCAAATATTATGGGACCTGGAAAAGGAATGAATCTTGATCCAAGCACCTTAGATAAAGATAGCGTAGCTCAATTTGTTAATAAAAACATAGAAATAAGCGCGCAAAATGAGATTTTGCATATTTTAAAAGATGCTATACCTACTGACATCATCGCTGCTTTTAGCGAAGGAAAAACCTTGCAAATTTTAGTTATAGCTCTAGCTTGTGCTTTTATTGTTTCACTTATGAGGGTTGATGAGAGAAAAGCTATACAAAAAACCTTAGAAATAATGCAAAGCTTTGTTTTTAAAATTCTAGAAATTATTATGTATTTTTCTCCTATTGCTGCTTTTTCTGCGATGGCATTTTTAGTGGCAAAATATGGGCTTGATTCTTTATTAAATTTAGGATATTTGCTTGTTGTTATGCTATTTGCTTCTTTGCTTTTTATCTTTGGAGTTTTAGGACTTATTTGTTTTATTGCTAAAGTTAATATTTTTAAATTTATGCGTTTTATTTCAAGAGAAGTTTTGATAGTTTTTGCCACAAGCTCTAGTGAATCAGCACTAGCTCCACTTATGAGAAAACTTGAAAAAGCAGGAATTTCAAAGGCCACCGTGGGTTTAGTATTACCGACTGGGTATAGTTTCAATCTTGATTGTACTAATATTTATTTAGCTATGAGTTTGATTTTTCTTGCACAAGCTTTTAATGTAGAACTTTCTTTGATGCATGAAATTAGCATTTTAATCGTACTAATGATAGCTTCAAAAGGTGCTGTTGGTGTAACTGGTTCAGGTTTTATCATACTAGGAAGTACGCTGGCAGCTTTATCTAATATGCATATAGCAGAAGCTAACAATGGCTTAGGAGCAAGCTTGGGAGAGGTTTTACCTGTGGCTGCTATTTCTATACTTTTGGGTGTGGATAAATTTATGTCTGAAATTCGTGCGGTAGGAAATTTATGCGGTAATAGCGTAGCAGCTTTAATCGTAGCTATTTGGGATAAACAAATAGACTGGGAAAAATTCCGCTACGCTCTTGATAATCCTAAAGAATTTACAAATGCAGGTTTTGATTAAAAAACCTCTTTTTGTATTTTTTCTACATATTTTTCTCTTAACTTTTGAGTATAAAAACCTACTTTACCATCATTAATTACCTTGCTATCTGCTTTTATAACACCCAAAATCAAAAAAGTAGCTGCAGAAATAAAGACCTCATCAGCTTCATATACTTCTTTCATACTAAAAGCTCTTTGATCTACTTTAAGATCAAGTTCTTTTGCAAATTTCAAGATATTTTTACGGCGAATTCCTGGTAAAATTTCATTAGAAAATGGCTTAGTGATTAAAGTTTTATCTTTTATAATAAAAGCTGAACTACTAGAAGCTTCCGTTACTAAAGCATTTTCCACCATAAAAGCTTCAAAAACCTTAGCTTTTACAGCTTCCTCTTTTGCAAGACATTGAGCTAATAAAGAAATTGATTTTATATCCCTTCTTTTCCATCTTAAATCAGCTGTTGAAATAACACTCACTCCGTTTTTAGCATGCTCATGCTCAATCACCTTGCATTCAAAAGCAAAAGCCATAATAGTAGGTTTTAACCCCTTTAAAAGAGCAAAATTTCTACTAGCAACCCCTCTAGTAACTTGCATGTAAAGTCCACCTTCTTTAAGAGAGTTTTTAATGATTAATTGCTCTAAAATATTTTCAAATTCTTCTTTTGTATAAGGAATTTGTAATTCAATTTGAGCCAAACTGCGCTCAAAACGCTCCCAAAATTCTTCCTTATCAGCTATTTTTGCATTTACCACAGGAACTACTTCATAAATTCCATCCCCAAAGATAAAACCTCTATCAAAAACACTCACTTTAGCTTCACTAGCTTTTACAAACTCATCATTTAAAAATACTATTTCCATTTCTTGCATAAACCCTCCTTTTAATCAAATAAATCAACAATATCTTTTGGCAAATCAAGCTGATTAGAATAATAAAAATACTTAGCTAAAACTAAAATTCCTATATAAAATTCTATCTTTTCATCCAAAAATTGCTCTATGTAAGCATGGGCATTTTGTATGATTTCTTTTGCTTTATATGGATTAGCTAAATAATAATCAAGTAAAGCTTCTACATTTTCATAATCATCATCAATCAAAGCAAAATGCTCATTTGGAACTAATTTTCCTTCCATAAACCAAGTTTCATAGCGCATTTTTGGAGCTAAAACTAACGAATTTGTTTTCATTGCCCACTTTAAGTTACTTGCTACATCATTACCTTCTAGTGAAAGTAAAAATTTAAACTGAGTTTGATGGACTCTACTAATTTTAAAATTTAAATTCTTAATCCATTTTTCGGCTTGAATTTTTCTACCACCAACATGAGCAATATCACAACGAGGATTATCAAAATACTTTTCAAAAAATTTAATACGATGAGGCTGATAAATCGCACCTCTAAAAAAAAGCAAGTCTTTCTTATCTTCAAATTGATTTTTATCTTGTATAAAATCAAAATGTCTGTTTTTATCTAATTTTAAAATGATGTTATTAAAACCATTTTTAACTGGTCTTGATTTAGCTATACTTGGATATTTAAGATTATAACTAATATCCCCAAAACCTTTAATCCACAAAAAATCATCATTAAAATATTTACTAATTGCATAAGCATCATAAGCATAGGAAGTTTTTTTAAAAGGAAATTTTCCTATTTTTTCATAATTTTGAAAATTTTTTATATCAAAAAAATCATTTTGTAGATTGTAATAATTTAAGCGAGTAATAATATTATCTATATTTTTTGATTTTAAAATTTCTTTTAAAATATTTTGTAATTGATTTTGATAAATTTTTCTAGGTATGAAACTTTTAGCTATACCTTTTACATTCATCATAAATCTAGAATCTGCCATTTTTCTTCCGTTTTGATATTAAAATAACATAAATTTTATCACAAGATTTCATTTACAAGACTTAAAATTTTAGTTTATTTAAAAACAAAAATGTTAAAATCACAAAAATCACAAACTAACTGGGTAAAAAATGAAAATACAAGAATTTATCTTAAACTTTATTTTTAAAGTTTCAAATCAACCTGTTAATTTAAAGGATTTACTAGAAGCAAATGCCTTGCTTAATGAGGGCATGATGATAGATCCTGCAAAATTAAATTTTAAATTTAAGGTGTTTAATTCTTATCTTATTTATGCATTTTTTTGTATAGCTATTTTAGTTCCTATGCTTATCATTAGTCATTATTTTTTAACAATTATTGATTTTCATATTAGTATTTTAAGTGCTATTTTTGTCACTGCTTGTGTTTTTATTGGCTATGATATTTTTAAAATTTATACTAGAAAAATTATTAGTAAAAGATTGCTAAAAAAAGCTTGGGCTTTACATTTTCCATATTTTGCTTATGAAAAATACTCAAAAATAGCAGAAAATATCTACAATCAAGCTATCAAAGAAGAAATCCCAAAAAATCAACTTGAGCAATATGTTTTAGAAAAAATCATTCAAACACAAGATTAATCTAAAAAGTCTAAAACCTGATTTTGAAAATACAGTGCTTCAAGCTGTCTTTTAAGTTCTTTGTTTTCTTCATCTAAAACAAGTTCTTGCGATCTTAAATCTGCTATATCTCTACTTACATAATAAATTTGATTTCTAATATAAATTTGTGGGAAAAATATCAACAAAGCAAATGCTATCATTAAACCTGCGTATAATAAATTTTTAGGACTTAAATTTTTATTTTCCTCGCTTACTATACTGTCTAAAAGCTCGTATTTATCTTCTTGATTATATTCTTGGTTTTCTTCAAGTCTTACTTTTTCTTCTAAAATTTTTTGCTCTTGTTTGGCTAATTTTTCTTTTTCTTTTAATTCTTCTTGAGCTTTTTTTATTTTTTCTTGTTCGATTTTTTTTTGCTCTTTTAATTCTTGCTTGAGCTTGGCCTTTTCTTTTCTTTTTTCTTTTAAATCTTGAAATTTTGAAGCGACAAAGACATTACTTTGAGTAAGAATTTTAGATATTTGAATAGAATCTTTATTTTCTTGCTTTTTTTCTATTTTTTTAACTTCTTGTATTGATTTATTATTAATTGCTTTAGAATTTGCAATATTTTTTTTATCAAATTTTTCTTTTTGTTTTTTGAAAAAATTAAGTTGTAATTTAAAAGGTTTTTTTTCTTCTAATTTAACATTAATCAAATCTTCTTTTAAATAAATAGCGGATTGTTTTTTAGGTTTTTCTTCATATTCTTCATCAAAATCTGTAAATTTAGGTCTTTTTTTACGTTGTATTCTATTTTTTAATATACGATCACTTTCATTGAAATTTTGCTCATATTCTTCATAAGGCCTACCTTCTTTAATAGCCCTAGAATATTTCAACATTTTTTCACGTATATTTTGTTTTTCTTTTAAAAAATCATCTTCAACCATTATTTACCTAAAATAAAAAATTCTCATTTTTGCACAACTTGATCTGCTATTATAGCTTATTTCTTCTTTGGAGGCACTTATAGCTTTTTTACTTAAAATTTTCCCAAGACTATGTCCTTTGCCACATTCACATTTTATAGCTCTTTCATCACAAATACAGTCTTTTTCCCATCTTTTAAAAGTATTTTTTACTATCCTATCTTCCAAAGAATGAAAGCTAATAATAGCTAATTTACAATCTTTTAATTTTGCTTTTTCTATATTTTCAAGTAAGGATTTTAACTCACCAAGTTCATTATTTACTTCTATGCGTAAAGCCTGAAACACAAGCAAAGCTAAAGATACATTGCGTCCTTTTAACTTAGCATTTCCTATAATTTGGCTTAATTCTTTTGCACTTACAATCTCTTTTTGACTTCTTGCATTGATAATTTTTTGAGCAAGCATTGAAGCAACCGGTGTTAAATCTCCATAGTCTTTAAAAATTTGCTCCAAAGCTTCCTTGCTGTAAAAATTAACTACTTCTTTAGCGCTTAAAGGATTATTTTGATCCATTCTCATATCTAAAAAATCAGAATTTAGTGAAAAACCTCTATCATTTTTATCAAGTTGCAAAGAAGATACACCAATATCAGCTAAAATTCCTCTTAAGTTTTGCGTTGAAATTTGAGTTAAAATATCTTTAAAACCTATATGGTTAAAACTTACCCTATCTTGAAAATTTTTTAAAAAATCTTTAGAAAAATTTAAAGCTTCTAAATCTTTATCACAAGCAATTAATCTTAGTTTCTCATGGGCTTGTAATAATGCTTTAGAATGTCCTCCATAACCCAAAGTACAATCTAAAAAATCTCCACCATCAAAATCATCAAAAGCATCTAAAACTTCTTGCAATAAAACAGGAATATGTGGACTTTGCAAAATAAACCTTTAAAATATTTTTTAGTATAATATCTTAGTTAAGTTTAAAACAAGGTTTTTGATGAATAAAGAAAATATCATTTCTCAAATTAAAATACTTTCTACTTCAATGTTTAAAAAAAATTTTTTTGGAATTTGTCACGGCTCTGTTTCAGCTAAATTATCTCAAGGATCATTTATTATCAATAAAAATAATGCGTTTTTAAATCAACTAGATGAAAAAAATCTAAGTATTTTAAAATTTGCAAAAGATTATAGCTGGGATGAAGCTAGTAGCGATTCTGAAATCCATAAAAGTATATATGAAAACATACCTGAAGCTAAATTTATATGTTTTGCTTGCCCAGCTTATACCTTATCCATGAGTTTAAATCATGATTTTATAACACCTCAAGATTATTTTGGTGAAATTTTTTTAGAAGAAATTCGAGTTTATAATCCCAAAAGTTATGAAGACTGGGAAGATAGATCACAAACTGAAATTTATCGCTCTATGCTAGAGCAAAAACAAAATTTTGTTGTTGTAAAAGGTTATGGCATCTTTGCTTATGGTAGAACAAGTTATGAATTAGGCAAAATTATAGATTTAATTGAAAATTCTTGCAAAATCATCCATTTAGCTGAAACAAATTTATCATAATCTTTTAAAATTAATTTTTTATTAATCACAAATTATCTATAATTTATGGTTTAATTTATTTAATTATGGATTGGGGTTAAAATGCTCACTTGGATGCAGCATCATAAAAAATATTTAGTTGTAACTATTTGGATTAGTGTTATTGCTTTTGTTGGAGCAGGTTTTGTTGGTTGGGGGAGTTATGATTTTAACACCGACAGATCAAATTCTGTTGCAAAAGTAGGCGATGAAAAAATAAGCTATGATGAGTTTAATCTTAAATACTCTCAACTATTTGGCTATTATTCTCAGCTAAACAATGGTAATTACACACAAGAACAGGCACAAAAAGATGGCTTAGACACCCAAGCTATCAATGAACTTATACAAGAAAAACTATTACTTTCTTATGCTAAAACCTTAGGTTTGAATGTAAGCGAGGAAGAAATTGCTTATGATTTAGCACATCAAAAAATCTTTCATAATACTTCAGGTGTTTTTGACAAAAATTTATACTACAATCTGCTTGCAAGAAACAACTATGCACCAAAAACTTATGAAAAAATCATTCATGATGAGTTATTACTTAAAAAAATCAATGCTATTTTAAATTTACAAAT is a window encoding:
- a CDS encoding FTR1 family iron permease, which codes for MIFLFCSIVYAREIDYQKEAQAIKQILNESMILYKENKNLEAKKKAEDAYFQHFETMEGSIGRNVGRKAIVMERKFVNLRKLYKDKEDFSKIEALISSLYFDLDEIVPILEKGFQLKAEASDVNYDKKAAESSSLKAEKERQAQAEAMFAALLEENVKEQTSQNSTQSLIAQEQSTQKDEALLALQEASALDARLQFLMDSMISKLDQAALAFVNKDYQKAKDLIQSALFEDYRNSKVEVLVARYTKAGVDKKIQTKLRTIIRKINANTLDEKTIRDEISNISDLLYEAFLALPKEELALLQVKGFDESAMSTKNYTKVYDDMKIALNDILQNYEGFNLNSIDALQNVYLDIFEASGMESKIGAIDSALKLKIESYFSKGVALIKASASKEELKQNFDELSALVEGSLDKIQESSPMSLFIWALGIILREGLEALIIIVAIVSYLVQSGNKKRLNIVYSALWSGVFLSFVTAFFISWIFKEQAGQSRELLEGITMLVAVALLFYVGFWLLSNAQNKKWANYVKTQAVEAISNNSAKTLWFSVFLAVYREGAETILFYQALLFDAKTSIDYSFIFIGLASGLIILIILYYLLKAGALKIPVKQFFYITSYIIFYMVFVFTGKGIGELIEAKVITPSLLPFDFEGILWLGIYPYYESIIPQFMVLILLIMGIFITKQISNKREKI
- a CDS encoding cation:dicarboxylate symporter family transporter, which encodes MIVITHKKPSKIKKMLKNLGFWVIIGIIAGISLGLLDKELALASKIGVDYFIQALKILIGPIIFLTIVLGVVSLESLKQVGSIGAKALLYFEVVSTFALAIGIFMANIMGPGKGMNLDPSTLDKDSVAQFVNKNIEISAQNEILHILKDAIPTDIIAAFSEGKTLQILVIALACAFIVSLMRVDERKAIQKTLEIMQSFVFKILEIIMYFSPIAAFSAMAFLVAKYGLDSLLNLGYLLVVMLFASLLFIFGVLGLICFIAKVNIFKFMRFISREVLIVFATSSSESALAPLMRKLEKAGISKATVGLVLPTGYSFNLDCTNIYLAMSLIFLAQAFNVELSLMHEISILIVLMIASKGAVGVTGSGFIILGSTLAALSNMHIAEANNGLGASLGEVLPVAAISILLGVDKFMSEIRAVGNLCGNSVAALIVAIWDKQIDWEKFRYALDNPKEFTNAGFD
- a CDS encoding ferrirhodotorulic acid transporter, periplasmic binding protein, with translation MKKTLLSLGAAASILASSVFAAEVPIGDPYELNGMEIAAVYLQPIEMEPRGIDLAASLADIHLEADIHALKGNKNGFPEGFWIPYLTIAYKLTNLDNGKVKTGTLMPMVADDGPHYGANLKMDTGIGNYELVFLIESPEKQGFGRHVDKETGVGKWFEPFSVKYNFKYTGKPK
- a CDS encoding Fe-S-containing protein, which produces MSIYFVHFFGVFFSYALLSALFFYNLKNSLVFKLAFVGFVFSYFAFFISAKTLSYDLLYFSNDILFVLLFLGIIIFSFLKNNFLKEKIQAILLFLLSFAFGVKYLHISIDFPILSTNFLDSLAISSFGLILLAFVVCFGVYLFTRWLREFKFKFLNLFLFIIVIFYLNEALAQILLHLMREGVIETESLYLSYVAKSVYYAKFYTYGWFVLLGLFIVLALKQRVSENTKKKDFDIEFRKNQAKNSTITNFSASIFSAMILSLCIFLFYDMHASRPVTIDEPTYVEPNENDEFVFDVAILRDNNLHRFAYISDEGKVVRFFLINKREDKDSPVAVFDACSICGDMGYVKKGGELICISCNVRIFLPSVGKAGGCNPIPMKYKFENGKVIIPFSEILDGVNFFTQVVEKKVYDPIDNTELINLKAPRSYVYKGRTYFFANEKNYEEFKNDPLKYIDMNKTSKYRIHNLLGNDYAN
- a CDS encoding D-amino acid aminotransferase, with amino-acid sequence MQEMEIVFLNDEFVKASEAKVSVFDRGFIFGDGIYEVVPVVNAKIADKEEFWERFERSLAQIELQIPYTKEEFENILEQLIIKNSLKEGGLYMQVTRGVASRNFALLKGLKPTIMAFAFECKVIEHEHAKNGVSVISTADLRWKRRDIKSISLLAQCLAKEEAVKAKVFEAFMVENALVTEASSSSAFIIKDKTLITKPFSNEILPGIRRKNILKFAKELDLKVDQRAFSMKEVYEADEVFISAATFLILGVIKADSKVINDGKVGFYTQKLREKYVEKIQKEVF
- a CDS encoding ABC transporter permease → MQIKIVKNSIFQNKIQKSLALLTIFLATLLMATMLNLTLGIGNEITKELRSYGSNILVLPKGASLSVEVGNKIYEPLKNQNFLEESKLHTIKEIFWRNNINAFAPFLDTQVKIQTPNTNYENISLVGTYFDKAIKVQDDDDFYAGIKELYKYSQIKGSYPKDDSLDEIMLGKDLAQKYDLKINDEITLVQNDQIFKTKVVGIIDLTQAFSNKIITSLLLAQKLSKKEGLFAKAEVSALTIPENDLAQKARRDVDSLNQLEYDQWYCTAYVSSIAYQIAEDFKGASTKVVSAISDAESLIVSKIQSLMGVVSIICLIVASIAISSLMSADIFRRKSEIGLLKALGASTLQIYMIFALEGVVVALVGAVFGFAFGVGVSEVIALSIFDHTIAISWIILPICLFFAMLIVFLGCLFSIKGISKLSTSEVLYGK